The DNA segment AATGAATCAACTGTGCTAGCCTAAACCCTGTAGTTAACCCCAGAGTCAAGCCTTTGTTTGGAAATCATCCTATGCAAACCACCACCATCGGCAAACTGGCCAAAGCCGCTCATGTCGGCATCGAAACCATTCGCTATTATCAAAGCCGCGACCTGCTACCCACCCCTGAGAAAACAGAGGGCTATCGTCAATATCCAGTCGCGTTGATCGAACGCATTCGCTTTATTAAACGCGCGCAAGAGCTTGGCTTTAGTCTGGATGAAATTTCCGATTTATTGTCATTACATGGCAATCAGCGGGAATCCATCCAGTCCATTACCGCTGCACGCCTGACGCAGATTCGCACCAAGATCAGCGACCTACAGCGTATGGAAACCGTACTGACTGAATTGCTGCATGAATGCGAGCACACCGATCTGAGCACGCCGTGCCCGATCATTGCCTCGATTGGTGGGCAGCGGTCATGCGACAACATGCAGCATTAGTGTCCCTTTAAAACCCGCTTGCTTTGACATCTGCGCTTGCTAAACTCAGCCCAGGTTTGACGACTTGACCATCAACGCCACGGTTAATCCCACAGGACATCCACATGCCGCTACACCCCAAACGCCGTGAACTGGATCAGGCACTTGCCCATGCCAGCAGCTATCAGGAATGGCTCGGCATAGCCCAAGAATTAGATACGCGAGATGGATTAATGGATTGGCGCAGTAGCGATGCCTCCGCGTTTTGCCATGAGCGCTTGATGCGTGAGCATATCCAGCAGATGCGTTCGATGATTGAGCATCAAGATTTGGGTGGCCTTGCGACCTTGCTGCAAGAGAGCGTGTATCGTCATCTGGGCGAGTTGAATAATCCCGAACTGTATCTCTATGCCCGTTCAGGGACTAAACAGATTGTCAGCGAATATCTGGACGAAGTGGAGCACGTGATGCGTAGCTTGTCCGAGCAACCCATTCCCCAAATGTCTGAACAGCAGAAGCTAGCCCTGTTTGAACAAGCTGCACGAATCTACGGCTGCCCCGCATTGATGCTAAGCGGCGGTGCGACGTTTGGGATTTATCATCTGGGGGTGGTCAAAGCGCTGTTTGAGCAGAATCTTCTGCCCAAGGTGTTGGTCGGTTCCAGTATGGGCGCGATCATCGCCGCCGGGATGTGCAATCGCACGGATGAGGAACTGGCCGAGTTCTTTAAAACTCAAGTCTATGAGATCCATCGCGATGCTCTGCGCTGGCGGCGGCCACAGGCCATGCGCAAACAGCACAGCGCCATGGATGAACAGCAATTGCTTGAACATATCCGTGTTAACGTCGGCAGTGTCACCTTTGCCGAAGCCTATGCCAAGAGCGGACGGGTACTGAATATCAGTGTCTCCCCAACCCGCACCCACCAAAAACCGCGCGTACTCAACTACCTGACTGCACCCGATGTGCTGGTAGAATACGCCGTGCTTGCGTCGTGTGCCGTGCCGCTGCTCTATCCGCCAGTCACCTTATATGCACGGGGTAAGGATGGGCGCAAAATCCCCTATATGAGTACTGAAACTTGGATAGACGGCTCCGTGCATGGCGATCTCCCGCGTGAGCGCTTGGCCCGCCTGCATAACGTCAATCAGACCATCATTAGCCAAGCCAACCCCCATATCATTCCGTTTATTACCCATCGCAATCATCGTGGTGTGCGAGCGCTGGGCAAACAAGTGCTGTCCTCGGTCATCCACGTTGGCAGTGCCGAACTGCTGGACATCGGTCGCCATATCTTTAACAAAACCCCGCTGAGTCCGCTGCTGAGTCACGCCCATGCCATCGCTGCACAAAGCTATCTGGGAGACATCAATATCCAGTTCCCATTTCAGCCCGCTGCTTACCTCAAAGTCGTCACCAACCCAACACCCGAAAGACTTGCGCACTATATTCGTCTCGGCGAGCAGGCTACATGGCCACAAATCGCCATGATTCGCGATCTAACCCGGATTAGCCGCTTGTTTCCGGAGTGCATTGCACAGATCAAAGCCAATATGGCAACCACTTAAATCGCGGTATCCGCTTAAAACGATATATGTTTATCCAAAACGTAACAATTCATTAAAAATGATAACCAGTTCACATTTTTAATGGTAAAAAGAAGATGTCTTGTCCATCTTCCTACCTATTGGGGGCAAGAATTCGCTCACACGCTCCCCTCGCTGTGAGCTTTTTTTTATGCCGATTCCAGTCTCACAAGGTACACAACACCTGCTCAGTAGGATCAGGTTCGGCAATAATAATATCCATGAAATCTTCGATCTCAGCATTCAACTGATTCTTCTTCCAGATAAAATATAAATCCACCGTCGCAAGCTCGGGAATATGATGAATATTGACGTTATATTGCTGACTAAAAACACTTTTTTCGATCAAGGACAGCGGAAAACACGAAATGCCGGTTCCCGCTTCGACACAGGCTAAAATCACCGCGAAGTAATTCATTTCCAGTATTTTTTTTGGTTGCTTCTGATGACTAGCGAGCCACTCCAAGGCTTTGATCCGATACAGACTATCATCACTAAAGGACAGGAAATCATAATCACTCAAGATGTCGGGGGAAAACTGGGTAATCTCTTTAGGCGTAATCAGCACCAATGACTCACGAAAGGCAAATCGGCAATCCAGTAACGGGTGCTCAATCGGGCCATCGGTAATGGCCATATCCAACTCATGGTAGATGACCCTTTTTTCCAAAGCCAATGTCGGTCCACGGATTAATTCAAGGGAGATATGCTTTTTCAGTTGTCGATAACGGGCGACCTTCGCCGGCAGATGACTGATTAACGCCACGTCGAGACAGCCGACGCGCAGTGCACCGCCACCCTTCTCCTGAACCAGCTTTTCGGTATCGGCCCAATCTTTAAAAATACGCTGTGCACTCTGATAGAGCAGCCGCCCTTTGGGCGTCACATATAAGCGATTTTTTTCCCGGGTAAATAATTGAACGCCAAGCTCATCCTCAAGCTCTTGAATCCGCGTCGTGATATTCGACGGTACACAAAAGTTCTTATCAGCAGCTGCCTTGATGGTTCCTTCTTCGACCACAGAACAAAATAACTGGAGTTGATTGATCTTCATATATTCACTTTAAAGAATTTAATGGCAATTAATAATCACTTTAAATAAACAAATTGCCCGAATCACACCAATGACTAATACAACTTCTTTAAAAAATAACGGGACCAAATCGATAGAGTGACCCAAAATCAGAATCATCATAGGCGTAGAGAATAAGCACCTCTCAGGCCAGAGACACCCCTACACCATACCCTAAAAAATAAATTTAATTCAAAGAATCATAAAAACCAAATGGTAACAAATGATGAAAAAACGCCTTTTGAATCAAGTTTATGATTAAAAAATCAACTCACCACCCGTCTCATAAAAATAACAACAAGACCGACCTGTCTACCTATTCACTTTTAGAGAACTTAATGCTGATTAATCGTTACTTTCAATACAACAACGCATTAGGTACTGTACGACTACATATTATTTTTTACCGGACGGTCAAATGAAAAAATTTGCGTTTACCGCACTCGCAACAGGCTGCTTCACCACCATGGTGTTTGCGGCAACAACCTTAACGCCGAATACCAACAACGGTAATGGGGGCCAAATTCCCAGTGGTTATGACGACCTCATTTTCCAGCTCGGCGACGGCAATTGGGTACCCAATATAACGCTGCCCCTCACGGCCAAAGATGGTGCCAAACTTGCCATCACATCATCAGCAAGTTATGAGAGCCAAATTGATACGACGCGTTCAGATCTCCCTGTGGCGCAGATTAAGGTCAAAGCAGGCAGTACTGTTAATTTCACTTTTAGTCAGTCTTTAGGAAAATGGCAGGTAGAGAGTACAGTCTACACGCCAAATACCAATGGTGCGGTGATACCTGTCCCTACCAGCAAGGATGTTCTATCCACCTATAAGCTGGCAGATGCCAACTGGGTTCCTCTCGTCACCCTACCTGCATCGGCAGCAGACGGACAGTTTGTCAGTGTGCAATCGTCTGCAACTTGGGCAAGCAAGATTAATCCACAGAACGTCTTGTTCCCGAGTAGCTTTACAGTCAAAACAGGCGATCGCTACTATTTCCGCTATGTGACTGCTTTAAGTCAATGGGTGCCCGAGTTGACTCCAATCCGCAAACTCAGCCCAGCCGCACTGGCAAATCAGACGGCAACAACGCTGACCGCTCCGATCAATGAAGTCACCGTTACCGATCAGGACTCCGGCGAAATTAACCTTCCCGTCAGTGCCAATGATCGTGATCAGGTGATCATCAAATCAGCAACCGATCAAAATGTGCAGATTAACAATGCTCACACCAATACATCGGCAACCTTAAACGTTAAACGTGGTGATCAGTATGAGTTTCGCTATATTGCGGATAAAAACTACTGGATCGTACAATCGGCACCCACCCGAACATTCCAACTCAAAGATGTAGCGCAAGGTCAACTGCCCACACCAACCGCGCCCCTTACTGAAGTCAAGGCCGCTGATAGCAACTGGCAATCCACCTTGCAGCTCCCCCTACAAGCACAAGAAGGCGATCGCGTGGTACTTCGTAACACCGCGCCAGAATCAGTGAATGTGGTGTCCAGCCAACTCTCTGAAAAAGTCAATACGGGTGAAAATGTGCGTTTCATCTATACCGCGCAACATCAATGGCAGCGCGAAACACGCATTATCACCCTGCTCCTGACCTACAATGGCGCGACATTGACGGCGCTCGGTGAAACTGCTGCCAAACTTAAAATGCTGGAAGAGTTTCGCCTCACCAATGAAGCGTCTGAAAACAATCGTTTGAATTACTATGTTAAACAAGTCGGCGAACTCTTTCAGCGTGACTTATCCGTATCGGACCACCAGCTGAACACCGCGCTTGGAATCGAGAAAAACGATGCGACCATTTACAATGAGCGTCAACGCGTTAAGGCCGACGTCACCTCATACTTCGGCACAGAATCTGGCGGTGGGTGGGCTTATACACGGGCTGACGCAAAGTCGGCCTATATCGCAGCGAATTTATTAGAACCCGCGACTGTCTTACGCCATGAGTTTGGTCATATCCTAGGCTCACACCACAATGCTCCCCTAGAAGAATCGGCGGCGAGCCATTATTTGGCCTATGGCTTTGCTCACCCGCTGGGAAGTACGATCATGGGTGGTAATAGCCTGCCCTTTTACTCAAGTCCGAATATATATAGTCCGCAATATGGTGTGCGTCTGGGTATTGAGAACCAAGTAGATGCCTCAAGAGTATTCAATGAACGCTCAGAAACAGTATCTAACTTTCATAATCAGTTGACCTATACCCTGCCATAACACCAGTAACCGCTATGTGACACATGATTGCCCCTCCAAGCAATCATGTGCCGCAACTGTCCTCAATCCCGTCTGGTAGTCCAGACCGCCTTTCTCATGCAATATTTAAACTATGGCTTCTAAAAAGATTAAGCTTTTAATTCTGATCAGCGCGTTGGCGATCATCATCGCAATTTTAATCGTGATCTTTAAACCCACCTCAAACCACGCCGAAACATTAAACCAATCTACGACGACATCATCAGTAGCAGCAACGACGGGCACTCCATCTTCAGTAGAACCCACCAATGCTAAACGCTCTTTTAGTGACCTGCTTAAAGCCAGTCAACAGCGCCGGAGTCAGTTTCATCTGGATGAGAACCGTCTAGCCACAGCCGCAAATCAACAAAAGATTATGCAAAACAGTGATGCACAAACCGTTGCACAACATTTTCCGCTCCTAAACGAAAAGCAGCAAAAAGATGGGCGTCGCTTTGTGCAATACGATCCTTATATTGTCGAAGCAAAGTTTGTCGGAGATCACATCAAAATCGACATCCCTAATACTGGAAAATCCTATGACGGCAAAATGACCGATGTCGAGCAAGTGGATGATGATATCGTGCGCTGGCGTGGGGATCTGGATGGTGTAAACGGGCAGATGTCGAACTTCACCGTGACCCAAACCATGAAGGATCAATATGCGATCGCCGTCTTTCACACACCGCAAGGTGAATTCATTATGGAAAGTAAAAATGGCTATGGTTGGGTGGCCAGTGGCGAGGCAGAATTAGATAATGATCAAAAATAGCAAACCATTCAAACATTTGCTTTGAACAGACATTCACTCTTTCACGTTTGAGAATGATGAAGTGGTTTCGCCTGCCCAACAATCCAAACAGTCATTGAGCATAAGTAGGGCTCTTGCTCTGCTTAAGCCCTTCTCATGCATTTGGCGCCGAGCACACCATAAAACGAATAAATCGAACTATATTTGATCAAATAGTCAAAATAATAGTTATAAATGTGAATTAGTTAACGTTATATTGATACAATTACTTTGCCGATTTAAAAATCCCGGCATTTTGGTCCAGCATGCCACAAGTGCTTGAACCTGCCCCCAGCAAAGGGGCTTTTTTTTGCCTGAAATTCTCTAAGCGGTAAAACACAAACAACCCAATACCGATCGTCTGCAGACTTCGGTTTGAAGACCGTCTGTTGCCATCACATCATCGCTTTTTGATAATGCGCCAGTTTGGACTTCTCATCTCTTAATTGCTCGGCAATCTTTAGCCTGCGTTGTTTGATCGCAATCGGTGTCGAGTAATGACACGCAGCACAGCGCCCTTGGTGAAAAGCAGAACTGCCACACTGTGGACATGAGAGCGTAGGGATCGGGAGTTTGAAGTTAGCCATCACACACCTCAAGCATTCTTCGCATTTTGGGGTGGTTATTATTTAACCTAAAAATTGCAATTTCATTACACGTGCAGATAAAGCACCGATCAATGGCATGAACGGGCAATATTCACTGATCACGATCCTCAGTGGTTGAGTAACCGCAAACTAAAGTGCGCGTTCATCCGCACACTAGCCTTTTCGAGCAAGCATCTCCATTTTATTTAAGTTTCCCACAAGAAACTATTTCTTGACCTTTTAAGTTTCCTTTAGTAAACTTATTGTCTAGAGACCAATATCATCGCACAAACAAAAACGCCCCCTCTGTCCGTCAAAACAGAGGGGGCGGCTCTAGGTGTCCCTTGTAGGTAGATACGCTAGAGAGGAAATTATGAATGCATTTCCAAGGCTTACGCAAGTGGATTTAACCACTTGGTACTTCGATCCGATGAGTGAACAAAATTCCCAGACGATCTGCTTACAGCGCTCTCTTGAGGACTGCGCAGGCTACGCAGTCGTGCACTGGCGCACAGGACAAATCATCGAGGCTAAAGAAGCATGGATGATAGGGCTGACAGCCACCATCAGTACCACACAGGAAAACGAATACGACGACTTCATGCAGAGCAATTCAACATCAGGAGTAGACGAATGAAAATCCTCAATCACTATATCCGCATCTCTGACATTGAGCACTTGGGGCAGCGCTACCAAGTCCGCCACAACCGTATGACAGGACTAAACACCTGCCGGATTGCTTCGATTCATCGTGTGACACGCCTCACCGCCTATGTCACCCATGTCGCTAGCGCGAATTGCAAAGCCACGTTTAAAGCTACTGACCTCATCATGCTGCGCCACCACATTACTGCGCATGCCGCACAGACGCTACAACGCATCCATGATTTTGAACAACATCAACAACACACCAAGGAGTGCTTCGCATGAACGACTTTGACGACATCCCGCAAAACCGCCTGAACCGCTGGCTTAGCCAATGGTCAGGACTGATTGGTGGCACCGTGGTGATGGGTTTTCTGATTGGACATGTGGTGTTGCAGACCTTGGGCTATGCCTCCTGAACGCTATGCGCCCACCAAGGCGACCGATGAAGGGTCGCCCTTGGTATCACTGATCAATGTGCGTGTTCTTTCATCTCATCATTCAGCGTCTCTGCTGAACCGGTGGTCACCCAACCATAGCCATTTTTGCTTTCCATGATGTACTCGCCTGTCGGGGTATGAAAGACCGCAATCGCGTACTGATCCTTCATGGTCTGGGTCACGGTAAAGTTCGACATCTGCCCATTCACACCATCCAGATCCCCACGCCAGCGGACAATATCGTCATCGACCTTCTCAACATCCGTGATCGTCCCATCGTAAGAGCGCCCGGTGTTTGGAATATCAATCTTGATATGGTCGCCGACAAATTTACCTTCAATGGTATACGGATCGTACTGTACAAAAGATCGTCCATCTTTCAACTGCGTGTCGTTTAACAACGCAAAATGCTGAACAACTGTTTTGGCATCGCTGCGCTGCATGATCACTTGCTGATGTAGGGCTTCGGCTAAACGCTGCGCATCGAAGCGATACTGCGGGCGACGCTGTTGACTGGCTTTGAGCAGTTCAGCACTGGTTTGTCGTTTCGCGGTGATCGCAGTGTGTGTGGCAGACTGCGACTGATTCATAGGCATGCCAGAGGCTGCAACAGAAGTCGATACGGTACTCTCCCCACTTAAATTCGGTTTGAATCCCCAGACTAAAGCGATGGTGATGATGACAAGCACGATCAGAATGAGAATGAGCCGCTTCATCTGTTTAGAAGTCATGATGGTGTTTTATCCAAGCGATCTAGGCGATAAGGGTATACGGTGGTTTATACGTTTAATGTCGCACTATCAAAAAAAGAAGAGGATCGTCTACCGACCCATGATTGCTGGATATCTTGCAATCATGAGCGGTATCCGACCCGTCAGGCATCCTTAGAAGGAATAGGTCAACTGATTATGAAAATCAGAGACTGCCGCAGAGTGACCATTCAACACTTGTGAGGCATCTACCTCATTCGCCACACCGAGGCGCACACCGTACTGCGGGCTATAGACATCAGGGCTTGAGTAATACGGCAAACTGTTGCCGCCCATAATCGTACTGCCGAGCGGATGAGCAAAGCCATAACCCAAGTAATGGGTCGCAACGGCTTCTTCATGGGTTGTATTGTGGTTTGAGCCCATGTTGTGACCAAACTCATGACGCATCACGGTCACACCGCAGCCCAGATCGTTGGCGGTATACATGCTGCGGACATCAGCATAGACATTCGCCCAGCCACATGCAGAAATGCTCTCACGACCAAAGTAAGCTACGGCATCCGCTTTAACCCGTTTACGCTCATTCAGAATCGCCGCATCAGACTTGGCAACGGACAGTGCCGTCAGCAGATCTTGATCCGGAACGACGAGATCACGCTGGAATAAGCCGCCGACCTGTTTTACATAGTAGTTTAAATGGCTGTTTTCAGCACCCTCATTAGCAAGGCGTAGCGACTCGATCATCTTCAGCTTCGCCGCACTGTCTCCCAGAGTAGTCAATACCGCGCTGTTGTAGGTCAACAGCATGGTGATCAGACGCGTCTCACGTTGCCATTGATGCTGCGCATTGTAGATGAAGCGCACGTTCTCACCCGTATAGACACGCTCTGCCAATGAACCTGACACCACATTGACGCTGTAGGTTGCTGTGCTGCGTAGGATCACACGATCACCCTCTTGGGCAGTCAACGGCAACTGTAGGGTGGGTTGCCAATTGGCATCCGCCGCCTTCACTTCAGTCACTGGAGTCGCCGTAGCAGGTAGTTGACCTGATGGCACATCCTTCAACTGAAACAATGGGGTTGGAGATGACTGCACAATCCAGTACGCCTTATCCGCGATATAGCGGAAGGTATACTGATCACCGCGTTTCACATTCAGGGTCGCCAGCGTATTGGTATGCGCATTGTTGATATGCACCACACGATCTGTCGCTGACTTCACGATCACCTGATCGCGATCATTGGCACTGGCAGGCAAACTGATCGCAGCCATGAGGTCGGTATCGGTCAATGTCACCTCATTGATCGGTGAGGTGATGGTACTGGCGGTCTGGCTCCCCAAAGCCGCTGGGCTGATCACGCGTGTCGGCGAGGACTCTGGCACCCACTGACTTAAAGCAGCGACATAGCGGAAATAATAGCGATCACCTGTTTTGACCGTGAAGCTGCTCGGGAATAACACATTCTGGGTATTAATCTTGCTTGCCCAAGTCGCAGTGGATTGCACACTGACAAACTGCCCATCGACAGCCGACGCAGGTAATGTCACTTCAGGCACCCAGTTGGCATCCGCCAGTTTATACGTTGACAGGAAGTCCGTCGTGGCTGGAACAGGCATCACCGCACCATTCGCATTCGGCGTATAGACTTTGCTCTGTAACTGCCACTTGCCTGAAGCCAAACTGAAAATAAAATTAAAGGTATTGCCGGCTTTCACCGTAATCTGCGCTACAGGGACATCAGAACGCGTTGCATCCAGTTGACTGTCATAGCCTGCTGAAGAGGTAATGCTGAGTTTAGCGCCGTCTTTTGCAGTGAGCGGCAGTGTCAGGTTTGGCACCCAATTGCCATTACTCAGTTGAAAAATCAGGTCATCATAACCACTGGGAATCGTGCCGCTCTGATTATTCTGATTCGGTGACAAGGTGGTTGCGGCATAGACCGTCGTCGCCGCGACAGCCAGCACCAGTAAACTGCGTGAAAAAAATGTTCTCATCGATTGATGTCCTTATACTTGATACTGATGAATAGGAAAACGGCCTACGTCAAAGCCGATTGGATCAAAACACATCCTATGGAGATCACTTCGGCTCTTTTTTAGTGTAGGGAAAAAATGAGTTTGGATAAATAACTTTCACAGCAAATAATCAATTTATTTTTATCGTATGCTACTGATTAAAGAGACTTAAATCACGTTTCGTACATTGTAAACTTCAGACCGCCAACCCGGTCACACAACAAAGAAAACCCGACCATAGGGTTACTCGGGTCGGGCTAAAATAAAAATTAACCAGATAAACGTCTCATACATGTCTATCACGACATGATGCAACTTCGACTAATCGCACTTAAGGACAGGGATTCGGATGCGCCAAATGAATCTGCTCAATCCCCGTCAGCACCTCATCGGACAACTTGACCTCCACACTCGCCAAGTTCGCTTTGAGCTGCTCCAAAGTCGTCGCCCCGATGATATTACTGGTGAGGAATGGGCGGGTGTTCACATACGCCAGCGCCAACTGCGCGGGGTCCAGACCATGATCACGTGCAAGCTGCACATAGGCGGCAATTGCCTGCTCAGGGATGACGCCGTTATAACGCTTAAATCGCTCCCAGCGTGACAAGCGCGCCCCTTCAGGTCTAGCACCGTTTAAGTACTTGCCCGTCAGCGCGCCAAACGCCAGCGGTGAGTAGGCCAAGAGCCCCACCTGATCACGGATCGCTACCTCAGCATTACCAATTTCAAAGGTGCGATTCAGCAGGTTGTAGGGATTCTGGATACTCACCACACGAGACAGTCCGGTACGCTCTGCGATATTGACGAACTGATTCACACCCCATGGCGTCTCATTGGATAGCCCGATATGACGGATTTTTCCGGCTTTGACGAAGCCATCCAGAATCGACAAGGTCTCTTCTATCGGCACCGCGTCTTCATCCGCCACATGTTCATAGCCTAGTACGCCAAAATGATTAGTCGTACGATCTGGCCAATGCAGTTGATAGAGATCAACATAATCGGTTTGTAGACGCTTTAAGCTGTCATGCAGTGCTGCTTCCAGATTCGGACGGTCGTGACGGGTCTTGCCACCGCGTATATGTGCGGCTTGGATCAGTTTGAGCGACGGTCCAACCGCTTTAGTGGCAACCAGCACCTTCTCACGGTTGCCGGATTTTTTAAGCCAAGTGCCGAGGTAAGTTTCGGTCAGACCTTGGGTTTCGGGTCGCGGTGGCACCGGATACATCTCAGCGGCATCGATCAGGTTAACCCCATGATCCACCGCCAGATCCAACTGTACATGTGCTTCGTTTTCGGTATTCTGCTCGCCCCAAGTCATGGTGCCGAGGGTAATGATACTGACCGGGGTGTCAGTCTTGCCGAGAGGTCTATACAGCATAGTCATTCCTATAGGTCACATCATTTAAAGAGTCAGACTGAACCTCAGTTCAAGAGAGCCTATGGATTCAGCCTTGATCAATCTTAGGGTCATTCCACCAATAAATCTTTAGGATTAATGCTATCGCCATACACCGGTTTTAAGGTCTTCTCATAAGCCTCACGGATCGCGCCGTCCTTGGACAGCTTGTCCAGATCACTATTCAGCCAATCCAGCAGCTCCTTATTGCCCTTTTTCACGGCTGGTGCAATCAAGTCCTGCTCACCCAGATTCGGGATCCCAACGGTATAGTTGGGATTCGCTTTGGCCCATGCCAGCACCAGTAGATTGTCATGTGCCAGCGCCACACCGCGACCGTCTTTCAGTGCATCGAAAGTTTCGGTGTTTTGCTCATACTTTTGCAGCTTGATGTCGGGATATTTTTTGGTAAAGAACGCATCGGCCGTGGTGCCTTTGTTGACCAGCAAAGTTTGATCTTTCAATTGCGTAATATCAGTAATCGGATGGCTCTTGGGTGACACCACCCCCAGCGCCACTTTCAGATAAGGCTTGGCAAAATCCACTGCTTCTTTGCGCTCCGGGGTAATCGTAAAATTGGCAAAGATGATATCCACCTTATTGGCTTTGAGATACTCGACGCGGTTCGCAGCTTCCGTCAGCACAAACTGGACTTTGCTTTCATCTCCGAGTAAATCCTTCGCCACGTGCTTGGCAATCTCGACATCAAAACCTTGGCTCTTGCCTTGTGCATCAATATAGCCAAACGGCGCTTTATCGCTAAAGACCCCGATACGTATCACCCCATTTTTCTTGATCTGTTCGATGCTGGACGGGGTGCGGCTTGAAGCATCGCTACCTGCCGCCTGATCCGGTGAAGGACTCTTGCTACACGCCACAAGCAAGCTTAAGGCAGAGACCGCACAGAGCGATTTGATCGTGTTTGCCGTAAAGATATGCATGGTTCATTTCACCTTATGATATGGATTCAATCCGAAAAATTAATACGCCAAAATATTTAAAAACGCACGTGCCCGCTCAGTACTGGGATTGTCAAAGAAATGATCGGGGCTTGCTGACTCAACGATCTTGCCATGATCCATAAACACCACCCGATCCGCCACGTTGCGTGCAAACGACATCTCGTGGGTCACGATCAGCATGGTCATGCCCTCTTTTGCAAGCCGCAGCACCACATCCAGCACCTCACGCACCATCTCAGGATCAAGCGCCGCAGTGATCTCATCCAGCAAAATCACCTCAGGATTCATCGCCAGCGCCCGCACAATCGCGATGCGCTGTTTCTGCCCACCCGACAGTTGACGCGGATAATCATGCTTGCGGTCGAACAGCCCCACACGCTTGAGTAGTGCATCCGCAGCTTGCTCCGCCTCGGCGCGCTGTCTTTTCTGCACCTTGAGCGGCCCCAGCAAAATGTTGTCGATCACGGTTAAGTGACCAAATAACTCATAGTTCTGAAA comes from the Aquirhabdus parva genome and includes:
- a CDS encoding zinc-dependent metalloprotease family protein; the protein is MRTFFSRSLLVLAVAATTVYAATTLSPNQNNQSGTIPSGYDDLIFQLSNGNWVPNLTLPLTAKDGAKLSITSSAGYDSQLDATRSDVPVAQITVKAGNTFNFIFSLASGKWQLQSKVYTPNANGAVMPVPATTDFLSTYKLADANWVPEVTLPASAVDGQFVSVQSTATWASKINTQNVLFPSSFTVKTGDRYYFRYVAALSQWVPESSPTRVISPAALGSQTASTITSPINEVTLTDTDLMAAISLPASANDRDQVIVKSATDRVVHINNAHTNTLATLNVKRGDQYTFRYIADKAYWIVQSSPTPLFQLKDVPSGQLPATATPVTEVKAADANWQPTLQLPLTAQEGDRVILRSTATYSVNVVSGSLAERVYTGENVRFIYNAQHQWQRETRLITMLLTYNSAVLTTLGDSAAKLKMIESLRLANEGAENSHLNYYVKQVGGLFQRDLVVPDQDLLTALSVAKSDAAILNERKRVKADAVAYFGRESISACGWANVYADVRSMYTANDLGCGVTVMRHEFGHNMGSNHNTTHEEAVATHYLGYGFAHPLGSTIMGGNSLPYYSSPDVYSPQYGVRLGVANEVDASQVLNGHSAAVSDFHNQLTYSF
- a CDS encoding NADP(H)-dependent aldo-keto reductase, with translation MLYRPLGKTDTPVSIITLGTMTWGEQNTENEAHVQLDLAVDHGVNLIDAAEMYPVPPRPETQGLTETYLGTWLKKSGNREKVLVATKAVGPSLKLIQAAHIRGGKTRHDRPNLEAALHDSLKRLQTDYVDLYQLHWPDRTTNHFGVLGYEHVADEDAVPIEETLSILDGFVKAGKIRHIGLSNETPWGVNQFVNIAERTGLSRVVSIQNPYNLLNRTFEIGNAEVAIRDQVGLLAYSPLAFGALTGKYLNGARPEGARLSRWERFKRYNGVIPEQAIAAYVQLARDHGLDPAQLALAYVNTRPFLTSNIIGATTLEQLKANLASVEVKLSDEVLTGIEQIHLAHPNPCP
- a CDS encoding cysteine ABC transporter substrate-binding protein, coding for MHIFTANTIKSLCAVSALSLLVACSKSPSPDQAAGSDASSRTPSSIEQIKKNGVIRIGVFSDKAPFGYIDAQGKSQGFDVEIAKHVAKDLLGDESKVQFVLTEAANRVEYLKANKVDIIFANFTITPERKEAVDFAKPYLKVALGVVSPKSHPITDITQLKDQTLLVNKGTTADAFFTKKYPDIKLQKYEQNTETFDALKDGRGVALAHDNLLVLAWAKANPNYTVGIPNLGEQDLIAPAVKKGNKELLDWLNSDLDKLSKDGAIREAYEKTLKPVYGDSINPKDLLVE
- a CDS encoding amino acid ABC transporter ATP-binding protein, whose translation is MALLSIQQLQKYYSSKHTQSHVLQGIDLDVKKGEVIVILGPSGCGKSTLLRCINGLEPIEGGEIRLADSGVLGQDIPWTDVRQKIGMVFQNYELFGHLTVIDNILLGPLKVQKRQRAEAEQAADALLKRVGLFDRKHDYPRQLSGGQKQRIAIVRALAMNPEVILLDEITAALDPEMVREVLDVVLRLAKEGMTMLIVTHEMSFARNVADRVVFMDHGKIVESASPDHFFDNPSTERARAFLNILAY